In the Mesorhizobium sp. J428 genome, one interval contains:
- a CDS encoding FAD-dependent oxidoreductase: MKLPARSVAFASIYPALGTTIRSELALAIGAQATGDGCPVIDRHQRTSIRGLYAAGDVVSGLDQISHAMGQAAVAATTIRNDLAAIRALRR, translated from the coding sequence GTGAAACTACCTGCAAGATCTGTAGCATTCGCCAGCATATATCCGGCGCTCGGGACGACTATCCGATCGGAGCTAGCGTTAGCTATCGGCGCGCAGGCGACAGGCGATGGCTGTCCAGTGATTGACCGTCATCAAAGAACCAGCATCCGCGGGCTTTACGCGGCCGGCGACGTTGTTTCTGGGCTGGATCAAATTAGCCATGCGATGGGCCAAGCGGCCGTGGCCGCCACGACCATCCGAAACGATCTCGCGGCCATTAGGGCTCTCCGGCGCTAG